Genomic window (Streptosporangium brasiliense):
GGCCTACGCGCTCAGCCGGATCCTGACCCGCTGGAACAGCGGCATCACCGCGTTCTTCGCGCTCGGCCTGGGCATCCCCGCGCAGGTCATCATCCTGCCGCTGTATGTGATGATGAACGAGCTCTACCTCGTCGACAGCCTGACCGGTCTGTGGATCCTCTACGTCGCGACCTCGATGCCGTTCACGGTCTTCTTCCTGACCGGCTTCTTCGGCTCGCTGCCCAGGGAGCTGGAGGAGGCCGCGGCACTCGACGGGGCCTCCGCCAACCGGACCTTCTGGCAGATCATGCTGCCGCTCGCGCGCAGCGGCATCATCACCGCGATGATCCTCAACATCATCCAGCACTGGGGCGAGACGCTGTTCGGCCTGATCTTCCTGCAGAGCGAGGAGAAGGCCACGCTCTCCCTGGCCCTGCTGGGCTTCCTGCAGCGGATGCAGTACAACGGCGCCGACTGGGGCGGCCTGTTCGCCGGGGTCTGCACGGTCGTGCTGCCCGTCCTCGCCTGCTATATCTGGCTCGGCCGACGGATCATCGAGGGCATGACCCTCGGTTCAGTGAAATGAGGGCGGACGTCATGTCGGATTCGCGGGAGCTGAAGTTCCGCAGGCTCGCCGCCGGGCTCCGCGCGGAGATCCGCTCGGGCCGCTGGGCGCCCGGCGCGAAGCTCCCCACCGAGCAGGAGCTCTCCCACACCCGCGAGGTCAGCCTCACCACGGTCCGCCGCGCGGTGGACGAGCTCGTCGAGGAGGGGCTCGTGATCCGGCGGCAGGGGGCGGGCACCTTCGTGGCCGAGCACGCCCCGGCCGTCCGGGGCCAGGCCGCGCTGGTCGGCGTGGTCGTGCCGGACACCACGCTCTACTACCCGAAGGTCCTGGAGGGCATCGAGGAGGCGCTGGCCGCCGCCGGAGCGCGGCTGATGCTGGCCTGCTCCCGCTACCAGCCGGCGGAGGAGGAGGCCGCGCTGCGGCGCATGCTCGACTCCGGGGTGGACGGCCTGCTCGTCGTCCCCACGCTCATCGGCCACGCGGACCCCGTGGCCGTCGTCGGCCGCCTCACCGGCCTGCCGGTGCCCGTCGTGCTGATCGAGCGCGGCCTGGACGGCGGCGACGACCCCAGCGAGCACGTCCGCACCGACCACGCGGCCGGAGGCTACGCGGCCGTGCGCCACCTGGTCGCGCTCGGCCACACCCGGCTGGCCCTGCTCACCCGCTCGGGCAACCCCACCAGCGCGCCGGTCGGCCAGGGCTTCGCGGCGGCCGTGGCCGACCTGGGCCTGCGGGCCGCGGAGCCGTTCTCCGCGCCGCAGCGCGACTGGGACCCCGGGGTCGCCGACGGGCAGGTGCGCCGCGTCGTGGCCGCCGGCTGCACGGCCGTCGTCTGCTTCGGCGACCGCGAGGCCACCCTGATGGTCTCCGCCGCCCGGCGGGTCGGCCTGTCCGTACCGGGCGATCTGGCGATCGTCGCCTACGACGACGAGATCGCCGACCTGGCGGAGGTGCCGCTCACCGCGGTCTCCCCGCCCAAACGCCATCTCGGCCGCCACGCGGCCGAGCTCCTGCTCCGCCGCCTGCGCGAGCCGGACCTGCCCCTGCACCAGGTACGGCTCCGCCCCCGCATCGTCGTGCGCCGATCATGCGGCGCCTCCTCGGGAGAGATGACAAGTGACTGAACTCCGTCTGGGCCTGGTCGGCGCGGGCGCCGTCGGTGTGCTGCACGCCGAGGCGTCGCTGCGGGTGGCCGGCCTCCGGGTGGGCGCGGTCTGCGACCTGAACCCGGAGGCCGCGCGCCGGGTCGCCGCGCCCCACGGCGCGCCGGTCCACACCGACCACCGCGACCTGATCGCCTCGGGCGAGGTGGACGCGGTGGTGGTCAACACCCCGCACGCGCTGCACACCGCGATCGTGTGCGACGCGGCGGCGGCCGGGCTGCACGTCCTGGTCGAGAAGCCCATGGCCACCTCGCTGGCCGACTGCGACCTGATGATCGACGCCTGCGCCGCCGCCGGGGTGCGGCTGGCGGTCGGGCACATCCAGCGCTTCCTGCCCGACAAGGTCGCGGCGATGGCCGCGCTGGCGGCCGGGGAGATCGGCGAGCCGCTGCTGATGTCGGACCGGCGCGGCTCCGACTACCGGCCGGGCTCGCGGCCCGGCTGGTTCCTCGACCCGGAGCTGTCCGGCGGCGGTGTGTTCATCAACATCGGCGCGCACTGCGTGGACCGGCTGCTGTGGCTGTCCGGCCGCCGGGTCGAACAGGTGGAGGCCTCGGTGAACGGCTCGCCGATCGAGACCGACGCGCTGGTCAGGCTGGCCCTGTCCGGCGGCCTGACCGCGCAGATCGCGGTGACCGGTACCGGCCCGCCCGCCCCGCACGACGAGATCACCGTCGTCGGGGAGAGCGGCACGCTGTCGATCTCCCCCCACCTCGGCACGGCGCTGCACAGGGACGGCGAGGTGAGGTGGCTGCACCGGCCGGACCCCGACGACATCCCCGCGGCCTTCGCCGCCCAGCTCGCCGACTTC
Coding sequences:
- a CDS encoding Gfo/Idh/MocA family protein, with translation MTELRLGLVGAGAVGVLHAEASLRVAGLRVGAVCDLNPEAARRVAAPHGAPVHTDHRDLIASGEVDAVVVNTPHALHTAIVCDAAAAGLHVLVEKPMATSLADCDLMIDACAAAGVRLAVGHIQRFLPDKVAAMAALAAGEIGEPLLMSDRRGSDYRPGSRPGWFLDPELSGGGVFINIGAHCVDRLLWLSGRRVEQVEASVNGSPIETDALVRLALSGGLTAQIAVTGTGPPAPHDEITVVGESGTLSISPHLGTALHRDGEVRWLHRPDPDDIPAAFAAQLADFADAVREGRDPAVGGAHARHVLEVVLAAYSSAAAGAPVRTGCPVGQP
- a CDS encoding carbohydrate ABC transporter permease translates to MATTRRFPGPSKLLGAPLAWLFALFSVAVAGWMLLTSLKSTRAIFAEPWSLPTSPQWDNYARAWTASDFAGATLNTVVLVVGTAVATIALSAPAAYALSRILTRWNSGITAFFALGLGIPAQVIILPLYVMMNELYLVDSLTGLWILYVATSMPFTVFFLTGFFGSLPRELEEAAALDGASANRTFWQIMLPLARSGIITAMILNIIQHWGETLFGLIFLQSEEKATLSLALLGFLQRMQYNGADWGGLFAGVCTVVLPVLACYIWLGRRIIEGMTLGSVK
- a CDS encoding GntR family transcriptional regulator yields the protein MSDSRELKFRRLAAGLRAEIRSGRWAPGAKLPTEQELSHTREVSLTTVRRAVDELVEEGLVIRRQGAGTFVAEHAPAVRGQAALVGVVVPDTTLYYPKVLEGIEEALAAAGARLMLACSRYQPAEEEAALRRMLDSGVDGLLVVPTLIGHADPVAVVGRLTGLPVPVVLIERGLDGGDDPSEHVRTDHAAGGYAAVRHLVALGHTRLALLTRSGNPTSAPVGQGFAAAVADLGLRAAEPFSAPQRDWDPGVADGQVRRVVAAGCTAVVCFGDREATLMVSAARRVGLSVPGDLAIVAYDDEIADLAEVPLTAVSPPKRHLGRHAAELLLRRLREPDLPLHQVRLRPRIVVRRSCGASSGEMTSD